One genomic window of Trichomycterus rosablanca isolate fTriRos1 chromosome 1, fTriRos1.hap1, whole genome shotgun sequence includes the following:
- the fnbp4 gene encoding formin-binding protein 4 produces the protein MGKKSRTGTGRRAILQLSPLEIRSGTAGGRDEVLDSGSDGEPDDNANGQGVYRKVNMEMKTPAVKATQGLSLLGAYEDSEEDDASEAVGSTTKAKLNRSADIDSTLASFMAEIDAITTQPGQADDSAKEDNSASEPTPLHPEPKTEQQTTAQNGSAREFQYDTQYSLAGAGVEMGDWQEVWDENTGCYYYWNTQTNEVAWELPQYLANQMQSLQQYTESSSVNGNKVLHQTVSEKSSVMPTTTLKKEPKKKEVMESVVALTSDEEERKGVAASLLAPLIPAEVKEAEEKWRKKILATEEEKTASVQEVDGEAAEGSPDVCDGESLSQSNQQSRNQSRENTDGEEEAEEDTMELELALERKKAELRALEDGDASAGGSSPCSEASQEGSQGLLLKKTRWKTAFLRAQSPDSNSRGSDKVEWDTSEQPKSVHSKAAEKQGDKEELEDKTVSKAQDEETADLKFQIGELANTLTSKMEFLGIDKKAMSNFHLLLLQTETRIADWREGALNGNYLRRRLQEAAEHIKHYELNATPKGWSCHWDRDHRRYFYVNDQTNASQWEFPAVEEENEGAKPPREQLPSETFTSTVGTSSGEAQSCWSQPPLPPEAPPPPPPVEEPPPPPPPPESPPPPPPPPLSDDGEIEEVEMEDENAEPPAPGTEEFRASEATAAQAAMGKAPKRKAPGSEQLTKAITIGSSPIIYTQPTVVAVPAVPVMTTNAYWGISAVAVPPVPSEPIVPLMPAPPSQPLPPAPQPPSDPASGKMLIDKSKKLKKEKVKKSKTKMPSLVKKWQSIQRELDEEEKSSSSDEDREQLNNKRIEEWKQQQFASGKAIKNANFETLPDDWRERLLKKRKMMQSS, from the exons ATGGGAAAGAAAAGTCGCACGGGGACCGGGAGAAGAGCCATTTTACAGCTTTCTCCTTTAGAAATTCGCAGTGGAACAGCAGGTGGACGAGACGAGGTTTTAGATTCTGGATCCGACG GGGAGCCAGATGATAATGCTAATGGGCAAGGAGTCTACAGAAAGGTAAACATGGAAATGAAGACCCCAGCAGTAAAGGCAACAC AGGGCTTATCATTGCTTGGTGCTTATGAGGACAGCGAGGAAGATGATGCGTCTGAAGCTGTGGGTTCCACCACCAAGGCAAAGCTCAACCGATCAGCAGACATTGACAGCACACTTGCAAGTTTTATGGCT GAAATAGATGCTATTACCACTCAGCCAGGCCAAGCCGATGACTCTGCTAAGGAAGACAACAGTGCTTCTGAACCTACCCCTCTACATCCTGAACCTAAGACAGAGCAGCAGACTACTGCTCAGAATGGCTCTGCTCGTGAATTTCAGTATGATACGCAATACTCCCTTGCAGGAG CTGGAGTTGAAATGGGCGATTGGCAAGAGGTGTGGGATGAGAACACAGGTTGCTACTACTACTGGAACACCCAGACTAATGAAGTTGCCTGGGAGCTCCCACAGTATCTAGCCAACCAGATGCAGAGCCTTCAGCAGTACACAGAAAG CTCTTCAGTCAATGGCAACAAGGTGCTTCATCAAACTGTTTCTGAGAAGTCTTCTGTTATGCCGACCACCACGTTGAAGAAGGAACCAAAAAAGAAG GAAGTGATGGAAAGTGTAGTGGCTTTAACAAGTGATGAGGAGGAGCGAAAGGGAGTGGCTGCCTCTCTCCTGGCACCCCTTATACCAGCAGAAGTAAAAGAGGCAGAAGAGAAATGGAGGAAAAAGATTCTGGCCACGGAGGAGGAGAAAACGGCCAGCGTTCAGGAGGTAGATGGAGAGGCAGCTGAAGGCTCTCCTGATGTTTGTGATGGAGAAAGCCTCTCTCAGTCCAACCAGCAAAGCAGAAACCAGTCGAGAGAAAACACAGATGGAGAAGAGGAGGCTGAGGAGGATACCATGGAACTGGAGCTTGCACTGGAAAGGAAAAAA GCTGAGCTTCGTGCCTTGGAAGATGGTGATGCCAGTGCCGGTGGTTCAAGCCCTTGTTCTGAGGCCAGTCAAGAAGGATCTCAAGGCCTTTTGTTGAAGAAGACTAGGTGGAAAACAGCTTTTCTTCGTGCACAAAGtcctgactcaaacagcagagggTCTGACAAGGTGGAATGGGACACATCTGAACAGCCAAAATCAG TACATTCCAAAGCAGCTGAAAAACAAGGGGATAAAGAAGAGCTGGAGGATAAAACCGTATCGAAAGCTCAAGATGAGGAAACGGCAGACCTCAAG tttcagatTGGAGAGCTTGCCAACACCTTAACCAGCAAAATGGAGTTCTTGGGAATTGACAAAAAGGCTATGTCTAACTTTCATCTGCTTTTGTTACAAACGGAG ACACGGATAGCAGATTGGCGTGAAGGGGCTCTGAATGGAAATTATCTCCGCCGCAGATTGCAGGAAGCTGCTGAGCACATAAAACATTACGAACTTAACGCCACTCCCAAGGGCTGGTCCTGCCACTGGGACAG AGATCACAGGCGGTACTTTTATGTGAATGACCAGACCAATGCCTCCCAGTGGGAATTTCCTGCAGTGGAGGAAGAGAATGAAGGTGCCAAACCTCCTAGGGAACAACTGCCTTCGGAGACTTTCACCAGTACTGTAG GTACCTCCAGCGGAGAGGCACAGTCTTGCTGGTCTCAACCTCCACttcctccagaagctcctcctcctccaccacctGTAGAGGAACCACCTCCACCGCCACCCCCTCCTGAATCCCCTCCACCTCCACCTCCCCCACCTCTCAGTGATGATGGAGAAATCGAGGAAGTGGAGATGGAAGATGAGAATGCTGAGCCCCCTGCTCCTGGAACAGAAGAATTTAGg GCCAGTGAAGCTACAGCTGCTCAGGCAGCCATGGGTAAAGCACCGAAGAGGAAAGCACCAGGCTCAGAACAGCTGACCAAGGCCATCACTATTGGTAGCAGTCCCATAATCTACACCCAGCCTACTGTTGTTGCAG TTCCTGCAGTTCCAGTGATGACCACAAATGCTTACTGGGGAATATCTGCAGTAGCTGTACCTCCTGTGCCATCAGAGCCCATTGTTCCACTAATGCCAGCACCACCTTCCCAACCTCTACCTCCAGCACCTCAACCACCAAGTGACCCAGCATCTGGGAAAATGCTTATAGACAAATCGAAGaagttaaagaaagaaaag GTAAAAAAGAGCAAGACTAAGATGCCCTCCTTGGTGAAAAAATGGCAGAGCATTCAGAGGGAACTAGATGAAGAAGAGAAGTCAAGTTCCAGTGATGAAGATCGAGAACAACTAAACAACAAGCGAATTGAAGAGTGGAAGCAGCAACAGTTTGCCTC aggaaaagcaataaaaaacgCTAACTTTGAGACCCTGCCTGACGACTGGAGGGAAAGGCTGTTAAAGAAGAGGAAGATGATGCAAAGTTCATAG
- the lrrc10 gene encoding leucine-rich repeat-containing protein 10 — protein MGNVIKGAAAFIPFDRCQRFLVGDLKEMPLDCTLDLSSCQLRHFPLRVCAFSELVKLYLSDNHLSSLPSELHCLQKLQLLALDFNCFQELPLVVCKLRQLNILYLGNNRIYKLPKELAKLTELKTLWLETNCFTKFPVVVCRLPNLKTLHLGYNQFRCLPNELARLKELRSIWLAGNLLNDFPPVLLDMHGLEVIDVDRNRICYFPALTHLKGLKLVIYDHNPCFNAPLVGEGVKRVGRWADCVEDEDEEIQEKTAEVSTVMKGQLPDKE, from the coding sequence ATGGGAAATGTTATTAAGGGAGCTGCAGCCTTTATCCCATTTGATCGATGTCAGCGATTTTTAGTGGGAGACTTAAAAGAAATGCCCCTTGATTGTACCTTGGATCTGAGTAGTTGTCAGCTGCGTCACTTTCCTCTTAGAGTTTGTGCCTTCAGTGAACTTGTCAAGCTTTACCTGAGTGAtaaccacctgagcagccttccGTCTGAGCTTCACTGTCTGCAAAAACTCCAGCTTTTGGCTCTGGACTTCAACTGCTTTCAAGAACTGCCTTTGGTGGTTTGCAAGCTTCGGCAACTTAACATCCTCTACCTTGGGAATAATAGAATTTACAAACTGCCAAAAGAGCTAGCAAAGCTCACTGAACTAAAAACACTGTGGCTTGAGACTAACTGCTTTACAAAGTTCCCAGTTGTAGTGTGTAGGCTTCCCAACCTCAAGACACTTCATTTGGGATACAATCAGTTTCGATGCTTACCCAATGAATTGGCTAGGTTAAAAGAATTGCGAAGTATCTGGTTAGCAGGAAACTTGCTGAATGATTTTCCACCAGTGCTTCTAGACATGCATGGTTTAGAAGTGATTGATGTAGATAGAAATCGAATATGTTATTTTCCTGCACTAACCCATTTGAAAGGGCTGAAGCTGGTAATTTATGATCATAACCCATGTTTTAACGCACCTTTGGTTGGAGAGGGCGTGAAACGGGTGGGCCGTTGGGCTGACTGTGTTGAAGATGAGGATGAGGAAATTCAAGAAAAAACAGCAGAAGTGTCCACAGTGATGAAAGGACAACTTCCAGATAAAGAGTAA
- the cnot2 gene encoding CCR4-NOT transcription complex subunit 2 isoform X1 translates to MFSATRKKFEGVESDYPDESMYYGQPSMFPHRSEKDMLASPSPSSSGQLSQLGASLYGPQSALGFSIRSIGSNNPQLNRSLTQGTQLPSHSTPTTGVPTMSLHTPPSPNRGILPMNSRNMMNHSQVGQGMGLSGRTNSMGSSGLGSPNRSSPSIICMPKQPQPARQPFTINSMSGFGMGRSQGFGINSLSNNIFNGTDGSENVTGLDLSDFPALADRSRREGNGNPTPLHNPLAGRAPYVGMVTKPSTEQSQDFSIHNEDFPALPGPNYKDPTLSTDESKSQNLNSSAKSSSSADGPKFPGDKTSAQNNNQQKKGIQVLPDGKVTNIPSGMVTDQFGMIGLLAFIRAAETDPGMVHLALGSDLTTLGLNLNSPENLYPKFASPWASAPCRPQDIDFHVPSEYLTNIHIRDKLAAIKLARYGEDLLFYLYYMNGGDLLQLLAAVELFNRDWRYHKEERVWITRAPGMEPTLKTNTYERGTYYFFDCLNWRKVAKEFHLEYDKLEERPHVPTTFNYNPAQQAF, encoded by the exons ATGTTCAGTGCTACGAGAAAGAAGTTTGAGGGGGTCGAAAGTGACTACCCTGATGAGAGTATGTACTATGGCCAGCCGTCGATGTTCCCTCATCGATCGGAGAAAGAT ATGCTGGCATCTCCTTCACCATCGTCTTCAGGTCAATTGTCGCAGCTTGGTGCGAGTTTGTATGGTCCACAAA GTGCACTAGGCTTCTCAATAAGGAGCATTGGCAGCAACAATCCCCAATTAAATCGCAGTTTAACGCAAGGCACTCAGTTACCGAGTCACAGCACCCCAACGACAGGCGTCCCAACAATGTCTCTTCATACTCCACCTTCACCGAACAG GGGCATTCTACCTATGAACTCCAGGAACATGATGAATCACTCACAGGTTGGCCAGGGCATGGGTCTAAGTGGCAGGACCAACAGTATGGGCAGCTCGGGTCTTGGCAGCCCCAACCGAAGTTCGCCTAGCATCATTTGCATGCCAAAGCAGCCACAGCCGGCACGTCAGCCCTTCACCATCAACAG TATGTCAGGTTTTGGAATGGGTCGAAGTCAGGGGTTTGGTATAAACTCTTTATCGAACAACATCTTCAATGGAACTG ATGGAAGTGAAAATGTGACAGGACTGGACCTCTCTGACTTCCCTGCATTAGCAGACAGAAGTCGGAGGGAAGGAAATGGCAACCCAACACCATTGCATAATCCCTTGGCTGGAAGGGCTCCCTATG TTGGGATGGTGACAAAGCCTTCAACTGAACAGTCACAAGACTTCTCGATTCACAACGAGGATTTTCCTGCACTGCCTGGGCCTAACTACAAGGACCCAACGTTGAGCACGGACGAAAGCAAATCA CAGAACTTGAACTCATCAGCCAAAAGCAGCTCCAGTGCAGATGGACCCAAGTTCCCAGGTGATAAGACATCAGCACAGAACAACAACCAGCAAAAGAAGGGGATCCAGGTGTTGCCTGATG GTAAGGTGACAAACATTCCTTCAGGCATGGTGACAGATCAATTTGGAATGATCGGGCTGTTGGCCTTCATCCGAGCAGCTGAGACAGACCCCGGAATGGTTCACCTGGCACTAGGAAGTGACCTGACTACACTGGGACTCAACCTTAATTCTCCAGA AAATCTCTATCCCAAGTTTGCGTCTCCTTGGGCATCTGCGCCATGCCGACCACAGGACATTG ACTTCCATGTTCCCTCGGAATATTTAACCAACATTCATATTAGGGACAAG CTGGCTGCAATAAAACTAGCAAGATATGGGGAGGATCTGCTGTTCTACCTATACTACATGAACGGAGGCGATCTCTTACAGCTTCTGGCTGCTGTGGAACT CTTTAACCGAGACTGGAGGTACCATAAGGAGGAGAGGGTGTGGATTACAAGAGCACCTGGCATGGAGCCCACTCTGAAGACCAACACTTATGAGCGAGGGACATACTACTTTTTTGACTGTCTTAACTGGAGGAAAGTAGCTAAG
- the cnot2 gene encoding CCR4-NOT transcription complex subunit 2 isoform X2, producing MFSATRKKFEGVESDYPDESMYYGQPSMFPHRSEKDMLASPSPSSSGQLSQLGASLYGPQSALGFSIRSIGSNNPQLNRSLTQGTQLPSHSTPTTGVPTMSLHTPPSPNRGILPMNSRNMMNHSQVGQGMGLSGRTNSMGSSGLGSPNRSSPSIICMPKQPQPARQPFTINSMSGFGMGRSQGFGINSLSNNIFNGTDGSENVTGLDLSDFPALADRSRREGNGNPTPLHNPLAGRAPYVGMVTKPSTEQSQDFSIHNEDFPALPGPNYKDPTLSTDESKSNLNSSAKSSSSADGPKFPGDKTSAQNNNQQKKGIQVLPDGKVTNIPSGMVTDQFGMIGLLAFIRAAETDPGMVHLALGSDLTTLGLNLNSPENLYPKFASPWASAPCRPQDIDFHVPSEYLTNIHIRDKLAAIKLARYGEDLLFYLYYMNGGDLLQLLAAVELFNRDWRYHKEERVWITRAPGMEPTLKTNTYERGTYYFFDCLNWRKVAKEFHLEYDKLEERPHVPTTFNYNPAQQAF from the exons ATGTTCAGTGCTACGAGAAAGAAGTTTGAGGGGGTCGAAAGTGACTACCCTGATGAGAGTATGTACTATGGCCAGCCGTCGATGTTCCCTCATCGATCGGAGAAAGAT ATGCTGGCATCTCCTTCACCATCGTCTTCAGGTCAATTGTCGCAGCTTGGTGCGAGTTTGTATGGTCCACAAA GTGCACTAGGCTTCTCAATAAGGAGCATTGGCAGCAACAATCCCCAATTAAATCGCAGTTTAACGCAAGGCACTCAGTTACCGAGTCACAGCACCCCAACGACAGGCGTCCCAACAATGTCTCTTCATACTCCACCTTCACCGAACAG GGGCATTCTACCTATGAACTCCAGGAACATGATGAATCACTCACAGGTTGGCCAGGGCATGGGTCTAAGTGGCAGGACCAACAGTATGGGCAGCTCGGGTCTTGGCAGCCCCAACCGAAGTTCGCCTAGCATCATTTGCATGCCAAAGCAGCCACAGCCGGCACGTCAGCCCTTCACCATCAACAG TATGTCAGGTTTTGGAATGGGTCGAAGTCAGGGGTTTGGTATAAACTCTTTATCGAACAACATCTTCAATGGAACTG ATGGAAGTGAAAATGTGACAGGACTGGACCTCTCTGACTTCCCTGCATTAGCAGACAGAAGTCGGAGGGAAGGAAATGGCAACCCAACACCATTGCATAATCCCTTGGCTGGAAGGGCTCCCTATG TTGGGATGGTGACAAAGCCTTCAACTGAACAGTCACAAGACTTCTCGATTCACAACGAGGATTTTCCTGCACTGCCTGGGCCTAACTACAAGGACCCAACGTTGAGCACGGACGAAAGCAAATCA AACTTGAACTCATCAGCCAAAAGCAGCTCCAGTGCAGATGGACCCAAGTTCCCAGGTGATAAGACATCAGCACAGAACAACAACCAGCAAAAGAAGGGGATCCAGGTGTTGCCTGATG GTAAGGTGACAAACATTCCTTCAGGCATGGTGACAGATCAATTTGGAATGATCGGGCTGTTGGCCTTCATCCGAGCAGCTGAGACAGACCCCGGAATGGTTCACCTGGCACTAGGAAGTGACCTGACTACACTGGGACTCAACCTTAATTCTCCAGA AAATCTCTATCCCAAGTTTGCGTCTCCTTGGGCATCTGCGCCATGCCGACCACAGGACATTG ACTTCCATGTTCCCTCGGAATATTTAACCAACATTCATATTAGGGACAAG CTGGCTGCAATAAAACTAGCAAGATATGGGGAGGATCTGCTGTTCTACCTATACTACATGAACGGAGGCGATCTCTTACAGCTTCTGGCTGCTGTGGAACT CTTTAACCGAGACTGGAGGTACCATAAGGAGGAGAGGGTGTGGATTACAAGAGCACCTGGCATGGAGCCCACTCTGAAGACCAACACTTATGAGCGAGGGACATACTACTTTTTTGACTGTCTTAACTGGAGGAAAGTAGCTAAG